In the Rhizobium sp. CB3090 genome, one interval contains:
- the pyc gene encoding pyruvate carboxylase, translating into MPISKILVANRSEIAIRVFRAANELGIKTVAIWAEEDKLALHRFKADESYQVGRGPHLARDLGPIESYLSIDEIIRVAKLSGADAIHPGYGLLSESPEFVDACDAAGIIFIGPRADTMRQLGNKVAARNLAISVGVPVVPATEPLPDDMAEVAKMAEEIGYPVMLKASWGGGGRGMRVIRSKADLAKEVTEAKREAMAAFGKDEVYLEKLVERARHVESQVLGDTHGNVVHLFERDCSVQRRNQKVVERAPAPYLTEAQRQELAAYSLKIAQATNYIGAGTVEYLMDADTGKFYFIEVNPRIQVEHTVTEVVTGIDIVKAQIHILDGFAIGTPESGVPKQDDIHLNGHALQCRVTTEDPEHNFIPDYGRITAYRSASGFGIRLDGGTSYSGAIITRYYDPLLVKVTAWAPSPSEAIARMDRALREFRIRGVATNLTFLEAIITHPKFKDNSYTTRFIDTTPELFQQVKRQDRATKLLTYLADVTVNGHPEARGRPAPSPKAAEPVLPYIDGKVPEGSKQRLDQLGPQKFAEWMRNEKRVLMTDTTMRDGHQSLLATRMRTFDIARVAGTYARALPQLLSLECWGGATFDVSMRFLTEDPWERLSLIREGAPNLLLQMLLRGANGVGYTNYPDNVVKYFVRQAAKGGIDLFRVFDCLNWVENMRVSMDAIAEENKLCEAAICYTGDILNSARPKYDLKYYTDLAVELEKAGAHIIALKDMAGLLKPAAAKVLFKALREATGLPIHFHTHDTSGIAAATVLAAVDAGVDAVDAAMDALSGNTSQPCLGSIVEALKGTERDPGLDPEWIRRISFYWEAVRNQYAAFESDLKGPASEVYLHEMPGGQFTNLKEQARSLGLETRWHRVAQAYADANQMFGDIVKVTPSSKVVGDMALMMVSQDLTVADVENPAKDIAFPDSVVSMLKGDLGQPPSGWPAALQKKALKGDKPYTVRPGSLLAEADLDAERKVIETKLERKVNDFEFASYLMYPKVFTDYALAADTYGPVSVLSTPAYFYGLKEGDELFAEIEKGKTLVIVNQAMTATDEKGMVTVFFELNGQPRRIKVPDRAHGASGSAVRRKAEVGNAAHVGAPMPGVISTVFVTPGQELKAGDVLVSIEAMKMETALHAEKDGTIAEVLVRAGDQIDAKDLLVVYGG; encoded by the coding sequence TTGCCCATTTCCAAAATCCTGGTTGCCAACCGTTCCGAGATTGCCATCCGCGTGTTTCGCGCGGCCAATGAGCTCGGCATAAAAACAGTCGCCATCTGGGCCGAGGAGGACAAACTCGCGCTGCATCGCTTCAAGGCTGATGAAAGCTATCAGGTCGGCCGCGGCCCGCATCTTGCCCGCGATCTCGGGCCGATCGAGAGTTATTTGTCGATCGACGAGATCATCCGCGTCGCCAAGCTGTCCGGCGCCGATGCCATCCATCCGGGCTACGGCCTCCTGTCGGAAAGCCCGGAATTCGTCGATGCCTGCGATGCCGCCGGCATTATTTTCATCGGCCCGCGCGCCGATACGATGCGCCAGCTCGGCAACAAGGTGGCAGCCCGCAATCTGGCGATTTCGGTCGGCGTTCCTGTCGTGCCGGCCACCGAGCCGCTGCCGGATGATATGGCGGAGGTTGCCAAGATGGCCGAGGAGATCGGCTATCCGGTCATGCTCAAGGCCTCCTGGGGCGGCGGCGGCCGCGGCATGCGCGTCATCCGCTCCAAGGCCGATCTCGCCAAGGAAGTGACCGAAGCCAAGCGCGAGGCGATGGCCGCCTTCGGCAAGGATGAGGTCTATCTGGAAAAGCTGGTCGAGCGCGCCCGCCATGTCGAAAGCCAGGTGCTGGGCGACACGCACGGCAATGTCGTGCATCTCTTCGAACGCGACTGTTCCGTTCAGCGCCGCAACCAGAAGGTCGTCGAGCGCGCGCCCGCACCCTATCTCACGGAAGCGCAGCGCCAGGAGCTCGCCGCCTATTCGCTGAAAATCGCCCAGGCGACGAATTATATCGGCGCCGGCACCGTCGAATATCTGATGGATGCCGACACCGGCAAATTCTACTTCATCGAAGTCAATCCGCGTATCCAGGTCGAGCATACGGTCACCGAAGTCGTCACCGGCATCGATATTGTCAAGGCGCAGATCCATATTCTCGACGGCTTCGCCATCGGTACGCCGGAATCGGGCGTTCCGAAGCAGGACGACATCCATCTCAACGGCCATGCCCTGCAGTGCCGCGTCACCACGGAAGATCCGGAGCATAATTTCATTCCGGATTACGGCCGCATCACCGCCTATCGCTCGGCCTCCGGTTTCGGTATCCGTCTCGATGGCGGTACTTCCTATTCCGGCGCCATCATCACCCGCTATTACGATCCGCTGCTCGTCAAGGTGACGGCCTGGGCGCCGAGCCCGTCCGAGGCGATCGCCCGCATGGACCGCGCGCTGCGCGAATTCCGTATCCGCGGCGTGGCGACGAACCTCACCTTCCTCGAAGCGATCATCACCCATCCGAAGTTCAAGGATAACAGCTATACGACGCGCTTCATCGACACGACGCCGGAGCTGTTCCAGCAGGTCAAGCGCCAGGACCGCGCCACCAAGCTTTTGACCTATCTTGCCGACGTCACCGTCAATGGTCATCCGGAGGCCCGCGGCCGGCCGGCGCCGTCGCCGAAGGCGGCCGAACCGGTCTTGCCCTATATCGACGGCAAGGTTCCGGAGGGCAGCAAGCAGCGCCTGGATCAGCTCGGCCCGCAGAAGTTCGCCGAGTGGATGCGCAATGAAAAGCGCGTGCTGATGACCGACACGACGATGCGCGACGGCCATCAATCGCTGCTCGCCACCCGCATGCGCACCTTCGACATTGCCCGGGTCGCCGGCACCTATGCGCGCGCGCTGCCGCAATTGCTGTCGCTGGAATGCTGGGGCGGCGCCACTTTCGACGTCTCGATGCGCTTCCTGACTGAAGATCCGTGGGAGCGTCTGTCGCTGATCCGCGAGGGTGCGCCGAACCTGCTCCTGCAGATGCTGCTGCGCGGCGCCAACGGCGTCGGCTACACCAACTATCCCGACAATGTCGTCAAATATTTCGTCCGCCAGGCAGCCAAGGGCGGCATCGATCTTTTCCGCGTCTTCGACTGCCTGAACTGGGTCGAAAACATGCGCGTGTCGATGGATGCCATTGCCGAGGAGAACAAGCTCTGTGAAGCAGCCATCTGCTACACCGGCGATATCCTCAATTCCGCCCGCCCGAAGTACGATCTCAAATATTATACCGATCTCGCCGTCGAGCTGGAAAAGGCCGGCGCCCATATCATCGCCCTGAAGGACATGGCGGGCCTCCTGAAGCCGGCGGCGGCCAAGGTGCTGTTCAAGGCGCTGCGCGAGGCGACCGGCCTGCCGATCCACTTCCACACGCACGACACGTCGGGCATTGCAGCCGCAACCGTGCTGGCCGCCGTGGACGCCGGTGTCGATGCGGTCGATGCGGCGATGGATGCGCTTTCGGGCAATACCTCGCAACCCTGCCTCGGCTCGATCGTCGAAGCCCTGAAGGGCACGGAGCGCGATCCCGGCCTCGATCCCGAATGGATCCGCCGCATCTCCTTCTACTGGGAGGCGGTGCGCAATCAATATGCGGCCTTCGAAAGCGACCTCAAAGGACCGGCCTCGGAAGTCTATCTGCACGAAATGCCGGGCGGCCAGTTCACCAATCTCAAGGAGCAGGCCCGTTCGCTCGGCCTCGAAACCCGTTGGCATCGGGTGGCCCAGGCCTATGCCGATGCCAACCAGATGTTTGGCGATATCGTCAAGGTGACGCCATCCTCCAAGGTGGTCGGCGATATGGCACTGATGATGGTTTCCCAGGACCTGACGGTTGCCGATGTCGAAAATCCGGCCAAGGATATCGCCTTCCCGGACTCGGTCGTCTCCATGCTGAAGGGAGATCTCGGCCAGCCGCCGTCCGGATGGCCGGCTGCGCTTCAGAAGAAGGCGCTGAAAGGCGACAAGCCCTATACGGTGCGGCCGGGCTCGCTGCTCGCCGAGGCCGATCTCGATGCGGAGCGTAAGGTCATCGAGACCAAGCTGGAACGCAAGGTCAACGATTTCGAATTCGCCTCCTATCTGATGTATCCGAAGGTCTTCACCGACTATGCGCTGGCCGCCGATACTTACGGTCCAGTCTCGGTCTTGTCGACGCCTGCCTATTTCTACGGGCTGAAGGAAGGCGACGAGCTGTTTGCCGAGATCGAGAAGGGCAAAACCCTTGTCATCGTCAATCAGGCTATGACGGCGACCGATGAGAAGGGCATGGTGACGGTGTTCTTCGAACTCAACGGCCAGCCGCGCCGTATCAAGGTGCCGGATCGCGCCCACGGTGCGTCCGGCAGCGCTGTCCGCCGCAAGGCCGAGGTCGGCAATGCCGCCCATGTCGGCGCACCGATGCCGGGCGTCATCTCCACCGTCTTCGTCACGCCCG
- a CDS encoding LuxR family transcriptional regulator has translation MNIRSLIQLLVVIEECKLAKNVVAELELVLRSYKFDFYGLLKQPRPNTDPMTLMLAGRWPDKWPLTYVAKKYLLVDPTIRYLGRAQRPFRWRDAMAALKGDPLRRRMEQMMADARTNGLIDGYIFPIHGRNGLLGSMTVGGNMVDLSPAEISLFDAVAKKAFWRLLEFRNEAHSLEQPATIDVNLTRREVEVLNHLAEGMTSMEISRMLKISNHTVDWYMNSIQGKLNAKNRQHIVAIAFRNGLIP, from the coding sequence ATGAATATTCGTTCCTTAATACAATTGCTTGTGGTCATTGAAGAATGCAAGCTAGCCAAGAACGTCGTAGCGGAGCTGGAGCTGGTGCTGCGGTCTTATAAGTTCGATTTTTATGGTCTGCTGAAGCAGCCGCGGCCGAATACGGACCCGATGACTCTGATGCTGGCCGGACGCTGGCCCGACAAATGGCCCCTCACTTATGTCGCCAAGAAATACCTGCTTGTCGACCCGACCATCCGCTATCTCGGCCGCGCGCAACGGCCTTTCCGCTGGCGCGATGCCATGGCGGCGCTGAAGGGCGATCCGCTGCGCCGGCGCATGGAGCAGATGATGGCCGATGCCCGCACCAACGGGCTGATCGACGGCTATATCTTCCCCATTCATGGACGCAATGGTCTGCTCGGCAGCATGACGGTCGGCGGCAACATGGTCGACCTGTCGCCCGCAGAAATCTCCCTTTTCGACGCGGTGGCAAAAAAAGCTTTCTGGCGGCTCCTGGAATTTCGCAACGAAGCGCATTCGCTGGAACAGCCGGCGACAATCGACGTCAATTTGACCCGGCGCGAGGTGGAGGTGTTGAACCACCTGGCAGAAGGCATGACGTCCATGGAAATCAGCCGGATGCTCAAGATCTCCAATCACACCGTCGATTGGTACATGAACAGCATCCAGGGCAAGCTGAACGCCAAGAACCGCCAACATATCGTTGCCATCGCTTTTAGAAACGGACTTATTCCGTAA